A genome region from Methanococcoides burtonii DSM 6242 includes the following:
- a CDS encoding chemotaxis protein CheC translates to MPELECLSEMEVEVLKELGNIGTGHAATSLSKLLNKYIEMTVPEVKIINIADLHDELHDEIVAGVLIALEDLEGVNSGYLYVMLPVKSADILVKEMYGTDDVDDEMYASAVMEAGNILSSAFCDAAADFLDIILLPSPPNYAVDMATAVVDGIVSQMAQKSDNLIMFETSLNSESDLEINLALLPEDDLFKNIMNLLDGL, encoded by the coding sequence ATGCCTGAATTAGAATGTCTTAGTGAAATGGAAGTAGAAGTTTTAAAAGAACTTGGTAATATTGGTACCGGACATGCAGCTACTTCACTTTCAAAATTGTTAAATAAATATATTGAAATGACTGTTCCTGAAGTAAAGATCATAAATATAGCAGATCTTCATGATGAATTGCATGATGAAATTGTAGCTGGTGTCCTTATAGCATTAGAGGATCTGGAAGGGGTCAACTCTGGATACCTATATGTCATGCTACCTGTAAAATCTGCAGATATACTTGTAAAAGAAATGTATGGGACAGATGACGTTGATGATGAGATGTATGCTTCTGCAGTAATGGAAGCCGGGAACATACTTTCTTCAGCATTTTGTGATGCAGCAGCTGACTTTCTGGACATAATACTGTTACCTTCCCCACCAAACTATGCAGTTGATATGGCTACTGCAGTTGTGGATGGAATTGTTTCCCAGATGGCACAAAAAAGTGACAATCTAATTATGTTTGAGACTTCGCTTAACTCCGAGTCAGATCTTGAAATAAATCTGGCATTGCTACCTGAAGACGATCTATTTAAGAACATTATGAATCTACTGGATGGACTATGA
- a CDS encoding chemotaxis protein CheD, with translation MTCDIAFVSTASAKAIVLGRNKTVVGSYCSMNGRCAYGSCNMGCELIMEAKNHLNGSSIGPNVKLLEGELSAGIGEYKMGKDVLLKAMGLGSCVGVVLYDQSTRMAGIAHVLLPGASSDGKTKHAETAITTMLEDMVSNGARRRHICAKFAGGAQIFKHMSLDILKIGDRNIKSVEETLAKEKIKILATDVGGDMGRNVLFNTIDGSLIVKYSNGELLWM, from the coding sequence ATGACCTGCGATATCGCATTTGTCTCAACAGCAAGCGCAAAAGCGATTGTTTTGGGCAGAAATAAAACAGTAGTGGGTTCATACTGTTCTATGAATGGTAGATGTGCATATGGCTCCTGTAATATGGGGTGTGAATTGATCATGGAAGCCAAGAATCACTTAAATGGTAGTTCCATCGGTCCCAATGTGAAATTATTAGAAGGAGAATTAAGTGCCGGCATTGGAGAATACAAAATGGGGAAAGATGTCCTTTTAAAAGCAATGGGACTTGGTTCTTGCGTAGGGGTGGTGCTTTACGACCAATCAACTCGTATGGCCGGTATTGCACACGTGTTGCTTCCCGGAGCATCAAGCGACGGAAAGACCAAGCATGCTGAAACTGCTATAACAACGATGCTTGAAGACATGGTAAGCAATGGAGCAAGACGAAGACATATTTGTGCAAAGTTTGCAGGTGGTGCCCAGATATTTAAGCATATGAGTCTGGACATACTTAAGATAGGGGATCGAAATATAAAATCGGTTGAGGAAACCTTGGCAAAAGAGAAAATAAAAATATTAGCCACAGATGTAGGGGGAGATATGGGGAGAAATGTTCTTTTCAATACGATCGATGGAAGCTTAATTGTTAAGTATAGCAATGGGGAGTTATTATGGATGTAA
- a CDS encoding CheR family methyltransferase has product MDVSTMDPFNLLTKKISKSSGIILDGYRDSYLKRRIDLRMRAIEVSDYKDYSQLLDKNEDELAALIDTLTVNVTEFMRDKTPFVYFKDKLIADIIERKQSSQSKLVRFWSAGCSNGEEPYSIGICAKEALPKDWNISIYATDIDVKCLKNASEGVYCQDKIEKLDPILKDKYFERSEDNFKIKNIQNLSYRFKNYDLTNDSPVSKHFDTVFCRNVMIYFNEGQKVKMISNFHESLTKGGYLIIGKSETLPPEVRSLFETVSVRDKIYMKI; this is encoded by the coding sequence ATGGATGTAAGTACTATGGATCCCTTTAATCTTCTTACAAAAAAGATCTCGAAATCATCGGGCATAATACTCGATGGTTATAGAGACTCATATCTGAAGAGAAGAATTGACCTGAGAATGAGGGCTATAGAGGTCAGTGACTATAAAGATTATTCACAACTTCTGGATAAGAATGAAGATGAATTAGCTGCACTCATAGATACTCTTACTGTCAATGTGACCGAGTTTATGCGAGACAAAACTCCGTTCGTATATTTTAAGGACAAATTGATCGCAGATATAATAGAACGAAAACAATCATCACAAAGCAAACTTGTTAGATTCTGGAGTGCAGGTTGTTCCAATGGAGAAGAACCCTATTCTATTGGTATATGTGCAAAAGAGGCATTGCCTAAAGATTGGAATATATCGATATATGCTACTGATATAGATGTAAAATGTCTGAAAAATGCTTCAGAAGGTGTGTACTGCCAGGACAAAATTGAAAAACTTGATCCTATTCTCAAGGACAAATATTTTGAAAGATCCGAGGATAATTTTAAAATAAAAAATATCCAAAACCTCTCATATCGATTCAAAAATTATGATCTGACAAATGATAGCCCGGTTTCAAAACATTTTGATACTGTTTTTTGCAGAAATGTGATGATATATTTCAATGAAGGTCAAAAAGTAAAAATGATAAGCAACTTCCATGAATCCCTCACAAAAGGCGGATATCTCATAATAGGCAAATCCGAAACATTGCCTCCTGAAGTGAGAAGTTTATTTGAAACCGTAAGCGTAAGGGACAAGATATACATGAAAATCTGA
- a CDS encoding IS91-like element ISMbu9 family transposase, which produces MQTTTYASNQLLTVKRIFKDNNNWDQFCIDHEDILRNVEIEEVNKMLSCKDKSRGFFTYQCESCGNYKTVYFGCNSCICTNCGLNHTEKWSKSLKRAMFNVVHRHAVLTIPDLLWGFVRKNRFLLKVLMDAAIVAINDTISFKHRNDRLLAGAIVVLHPFSKDMGFNPHLHILLTEGRFDMYGKFIHQKFIHFKTMRKTWQYQVLTRFKDALSKVQAFSHLVNQLFKEYPDGFYVHMPKNSRITNKQRMAQYVGRYIRHPAIANSRLYSYDGKSVTFWYNDHEGVRHFVTMELQEFIRALIQHIPDRNFKMIRYYGAYSRKVKKRYSKCLQRSIKQTNLKDFKKVLNKWAPQCSFCGGKMKFVWYEKRPPGEIAEVNGNINDRGIVMG; this is translated from the coding sequence TTGCAAACTACTACTTATGCATCCAATCAGCTTCTTACTGTCAAACGTATCTTCAAAGACAATAATAACTGGGATCAATTTTGCATTGACCATGAAGACATTCTTCGCAATGTTGAGATTGAAGAAGTCAACAAGATGTTATCTTGTAAAGATAAGAGTCGTGGTTTCTTCACTTATCAATGTGAAAGTTGTGGTAATTACAAAACGGTCTATTTTGGATGTAACAGTTGTATCTGCACAAATTGTGGTCTAAATCATACTGAAAAATGGTCTAAATCTCTCAAACGTGCAATGTTCAATGTAGTTCATAGGCATGCTGTTCTTACAATCCCGGATCTTCTGTGGGGTTTTGTTAGAAAGAATCGTTTTCTACTAAAGGTTTTGATGGATGCAGCAATTGTAGCAATTAATGACACTATTTCATTCAAGCACAGGAATGATCGTTTGCTTGCGGGTGCTATTGTCGTTCTACATCCATTTTCCAAAGATATGGGTTTTAATCCTCATCTTCATATTCTTCTAACTGAAGGTAGATTTGATATGTATGGTAAATTCATTCACCAAAAGTTCATTCATTTTAAGACCATGCGAAAAACATGGCAATACCAAGTGCTTACGAGATTCAAAGATGCCCTCTCTAAGGTTCAAGCATTCTCCCATCTTGTAAATCAACTTTTTAAAGAATATCCTGATGGATTTTATGTTCATATGCCAAAAAACTCAAGAATCACTAACAAACAAAGGATGGCGCAGTATGTCGGCAGGTATATCAGGCATCCAGCTATCGCAAATTCAAGGTTGTATAGTTATGATGGAAAATCCGTTACTTTTTGGTATAATGATCATGAAGGAGTAAGGCATTTTGTGACAATGGAATTGCAGGAATTTATTAGAGCGTTAATTCAGCATATTCCTGATCGAAATTTTAAAATGATACGGTATTATGGTGCATATAGTCGCAAAGTCAAAAAGAGATATTCAAAGTGCTTACAGAGAAGTATAAAGCAGACAAATCTCAAAGACTTCAAAAAAGTGTTGAATAAGTGGGCGCCACAGTGTTCATTTTGTGGTGGCAAAATGAAGTTTGTTTGGTATGAGAAAAGACCACCTGGGGAAATTGCGGAAGTTAATGGCAATATAAATGATCGGGGTATAGTGATGGGGTAG